One Fundulus heteroclitus isolate FHET01 chromosome 1, MU-UCD_Fhet_4.1, whole genome shotgun sequence genomic window carries:
- the si:dkey-72l14.3 gene encoding glyco_hydro_56 domain-containing protein, which translates to MAWTEPQLHPDPQPLPKRIRCILLLYSSLLLFILIGCLAGPCDAGPAEPARLPLLSGQPFIIFWGIPDSSCAGRLNPTSFGMEREGRVAVFYEDSLGNYPYFLDKNTPINGGIPQYTRLDGHVQKTKLDLEAALPAPRYLGLGVLHWAEWVPQWSRNQEKQTMYLEASRKLLNGFFPKWTPEEVEKWSQVDFEAAAQSVMVETLREVKRLRPKALWGFSAYPNCYNGDPAQTQLANYTGQCPPAEMARNDELLWLWTRSSALFPLLTLEKRQGGTVAARSFLSSQIKEALRVASVAGAEFDLPVFPLVKSVYASTKTFLSQADLINTIGESAAMGTAGVVIWERSETKTERECQDLAAFVRKVLGPYSVNVTTAAQSCSASLCQGKGRCVRQNPDSSAYLHLPAQPSAAEKATQKAEAADATEQPDAGTKAAELDPAEIWKKDFQCQWYKNADGEISERQPPKDGVSVGGKAEGGSGNTGETRTVSTTKSASETMFRGSDFAGSQTALLEVQTDSGTDLLSAPHLHVLFLLLGAGFLYL; encoded by the exons ATGGCGTGGACCGAACCGCAGTTGCATCCGGATCCACAGCCGCTACCAAAACGGATACGGTGCATTCTTCTGCTTTATTCATCATTGCTCCTCTTCATCTTGATTGGTTGCCTTGCTGGTCCCTGTGATGCTGGTCCAGCAGAGCCTGCCCGTCTTCCTCTCCTGTCTGGACAGCCTTTTATTATCTTCTGGGGGATCCCAGACTCTTCCTGTGCCGGGCGCCTAAACCCCACGTCTTTTGGCATGGAACGGGAGGGTCGGGTAGCCGTCTTTTACGAGGATTCGCTGGGCAACTACCcgtattttctggacaaaaacaCACCAATCAACGGAGGGATTCCACAGTACACACGACTTGATGGCCATGTCCAGAAGACAAAGCTAGACTTGGAGGCGGCTTTGCCTGCCCCCAGGTACCTTGGCCTGGGGGTCCTCCATTGGGCAGAGTGGGTCCCCCAGTGGTCAAGAaaccaagaaaaacaaacaatgtaCCTGGAGGCATCCAGGAAACTGCTCAATGGTTTCTTTCCTAAATGGACCCCGGAGGAAGTGGAGAAGTGGTCGCAG GTGGACTTCGAGGCAGCAGCCCAGTCAGTCATGGTGGAGACTCTGCGGGAGGTTAAAAGGTTGAGGCCCAAGGCATTGTGGGGTTTCTCTGCTTACCCCAACTGCTATAACGGCGACCCCGCCCAGACCCAGTTAGCCAATTACACCGGCCAGTGCCCTCCTGCAGAGATGGCCCGCAACGATGAGCTTCTGTGGCTGTGGACGAGAAGCTCCGCACTCTTCCCTCTCCTGACCCTGGAGAAGCGACAG GGCGGGACGGTAGCAGCCAGGTCCTTTTTGTCGAGCCAAATAAAAGAAGCACTACGAGTAGCGTCTGTGGCAGGAGCAGAGTTTGATCTACCTGTTTTTCCTCTGGTAAAGAGTGTGTATGCTTCCACTAAAACGTTCCTATCACAG gctGACCTCATCAACACTATAGGAGAAAGTGCTGCCATGGGAACAGCAGGAGTTGTCATCTGGGAGAGAAGTGAGACGAAAACTGAG AGAGAGTGCCAAGACCTGGCAGCGTTTGTCCGTAAAGTCCTGGGCCCTTACTCTGTCAACGTTACCACAGCAGCCCAGTCCTGTTCGGCCTCCCTTTGCCAGGGGAAGGGTCGTTGTGTTCGTCAAAATCCAGACAGCTCTGCTTACCTCCATCTACCAGCTCAACCCAGTGCTGCAGAGAAGGCAACACAAAAG GCAGAGGCAGCAGACGCCACTGAACAGCCAGACGCGGGGACTAAAGCAGCCGAATTGGACCCAGCTGAGATCTGGAAAAAAGACTTCCAATGCCAGTGGTACAAGAACGCAGACGGGGAAATCTCTGAACGGCAGCCCCCCAAGGACGGCGTGTCTGTTGGAGGAAAAGCCGAAGGAGGCAGCGGAAACACTGGGGAGACCAGAACAGTTTCCACAACAAAAAGTGCCTCTGAGACTATGTTTAGAGGAAGTGATTTCGCTGGAAGTCAAACTGCTTTACTGGAAGTACAGACAGACAGTGGTACTGATCTACTGAGTGCCCCACACctacatgttttgtttctgctgctgggGGCTGGATTCTTATACCTGtga